CAGAAAAgcctatagtatcatcccctaacccccaacattttaccctgagactatccatggttgacctctccagattcctaagaggtcagtaaggggcgtacataagcgcactagagtgccttccgtcccctgtcctatagtctctcctatatctcatattccttctctactatatcctctataatcttcattgtgtgttattgtgtattggacaaaataaataaataaaaaataaataaaaagtgacaAGCAAGGATTGGGGGAATCCTTCCAAGAAAGTGGGAAAGAGGATTGTGGGTGATTGCAGGGTGGATTTAGCTGAAATTTGGGGAGCTAGAGACTCCGGTCTCTGCGTGGGGTGCAGGATTGAAGGACAGTGACTGACCTTGTTTGCCTTTCTTTTGCAGGTTATGCACGCATAATCTTAGcttgttttgctttttattataTACCAACCTCCCCCTCGCTGGCATCGTTCTTCTACCTTCTTAGTGGCTTCCTTGATGCCTTTGATGGCCATGCTGCCCGGGCTCTTAATCAAGGTAGGCCTGAGCTTCACGGGGTTGGAAGGAagtgaaagaaagggagggggactgGAAGAAGagtggaagggaaagggagggatgaagagaaagggagggagggaagaagggaaaaaaggagaagggaggaagggaagagatagggaggcagggagggaaaaagagaggaagagaaagatggagagaggaagagcaagagaaggagggagggaaggagagagggaggggagaaggggaagagagtgGAAAAGAAGGAGGTAACAGGGAGTGGGAGAATGAAGGTAGGAATCATAGATCTAGGACAAAGTCTTGCCCATCAAACTTAATGTTTCTTGCTTTACCTTAGAGACCTTCACCAGCTCTCAACTGAGTGAACCTGATCTTTTTGAGCTAATTTTCATCTTTAAAATATGCAATCCACCATTAAAGTCCTTAACTCTTTCTCAAAAGAGAACTGACATATCATTGTGATTGGTTACAACAATGAAGCAAtctcaatatatatatttgagttaactagatcagtgtttcccaaccttggcaacttgaagatatttggacttcaactcccagaattccccagccagcgaatgctggctggggaattctgggagttgaagtccagatatcttcaagttgccaaggttgggaaacactgaactagatgaTCATTCATGCTCTGCCCTGCCCTCTTCCCAAATTTGTTATTTAGGAAGGAAGATCCTGAACTACATCATAGTGTTGTTTGGTTGCTTTAGAAGGAATTATCTGGGAATTCTCTATAGCTGAGGAATATTTCGTATTTAGAAGCCTTTAATTTATGCACGTATAAATCAAGACAGTGCAAATCTTGCATATAAGGTGAGGATTTGGCCACTAATATTTAtatcaaaatacaaatacagtgttccctcgattttcgcgggggatgcgttccgagaccgcccgcgaaagtcgaatttccgtgaagtagagatgcagaagtaaatacactatttttggctataaacagtatcacaagccatcccttaacacttaaaacccctaaattaccatttcccattcccttagcaaccatttagattattactcaccatgtttatttagtaaagtttattttaaaaaatatttattaaaggcggatgaaagtttggcgatgacatatgacgtcatcgggtgggaaaaaccatggtatagggaaaaaacccgcgaagtattttttaattaatatttttgaaaaacgtggtatagacttttcgcgaagttcgaacccgtgaaaatcgagggaacactgtactagatTTTGCCAGCTTTTATATTAAGTTATATTtctatagatgatagattgattaaATGTTTGATTTATTATTACATCTACCTGTTGAGTTTTACTAAAAGACTCATAGCATATAAATATTTGTAGCAAATAAATTAAGAACTCCTGAAGTCTAAAAACTCCAATAAAACAGAATCTGTATAATTAATTTTAGATGTGAACATGAAAGACAAGATCTCTGTAAAAAAACTGTAATACCTTCCTTTCTTATGGCTTCTCTTTATTTCATCCCTAATTAAATAACCAAGTAATggattaattaaacaattaaacttaTTTAAGTTATCTTTCCATTTGTACCTTTGGATTTGTCATGCTGCTCTCCAAAAGCCTAACTACCCTCTTGaaattcttggggggggggggggggaaggtaaaTTAACAGTTTTCTACAAATTAAATAATGTTTGCATTACATATCAAGAAAGCCAGTGCCTGTTAGGTCCCTGATTGTGGGGGTGTGGAAGTTTGGAATAGACAGGGGGAGTACTGCAATGTCTCCATGGTCGGTCATAAGGGTGAACGACTGCCGTGGTGCTGCAACGTTCGTAACTTTGACACCATGTTGTAAGTACTTGGCGGGCATGGAGggggttgtaactttgaactcttgctaagtgaactgttgtgacttgaggactacctgtattgactACCTGCCTTTTGAAACTTGTTTCAGTCCTCACTTCATTAACGCAACAGCattaatattaattttgttttttaaaaggatcAATAATTTGAGAGTTGGAGCTTATGTTGCTACGTATATATGattatcacaattcaaagtgttggttatgacctataaagcccttcagggcaccggaccagaatatcttcgagacagccttctgccgcacgaatcccagcggccggttaggtcccacagagttggccttccccgggtcccgtcaactaaacaatgtcagctggcgggacccaggggaagagccttctctgtggcggccccgaccctctggaaccaactccccccggagattagcattgcccccaccctcctcgcctttcgtaaacttcttaaaacccacctctgccatcaggtatgggggaactgagatatctccccttgcctatgtatggtatgtttgtgtatatgcattttaaataatgggtttttagacttttaatattagagttgttattttagacttttaatattagatttcttactgtatattgttttattactgctgtgagccgcccgaagtctgtggagaggagtggcatacaaatctaataaataataataataattattattatatgtacactgcccaaaaaaataaagggtgccctcaaataacccatcctagatctgaatgaatgaaatattctcattgaatactttgtcctgtacaaagttgaatgtgcacaacagcatgtgaaattgattgtcaatcattttTGCTgcgtaagtggacagtttgatttcacagaagtttgatttacttggagttatattgtgttgtttatgtgttccctttatttttttgagcagtatatgtgtcCCCCTCattctgtgtccccccccccctgttgctttttatttaataaaagtgTACTAAAAGGCACAAATGAACAACAGCACCAAACCCCCACCAAGCACTGTTTCCTCTGCTAACCTGTGGCCTTCCTCCTAGGCACCCGCTTTGGGGCCATGCTGGACATGCTGACTGACCGCTGTACCACCATGTGTCTGCTGGTGAACCTGGCTATGCTCTATCCAGAGTCTGCCCTCTGGTTTCAGCTGAGCATGAGCCTTGATGTGGCCTCCCATTGGCTCCATCTCCACAGGTATCGGTGCTAGGGAAAATGCAGAGATGaacgagtttatttatttatttgtctatcaAATTTAGGTACCGATGAagtcctggctggggaattctgggagttgaagtccatatctctttaaagtagccaagtttgaaaaacactgttctaaatagCAGTGGGTAAAATGGCTCTCCTGAACTCAGATCCTTCTCCTCCTTCAAATTGAAATCCAGTTTAGCCTTGTCTTGAAAAGGGATGTAAAACAGTTCTCATCATGTTCATCATCCAGATTGGAAGAGCATATTGTTGTATTtcctccacatttttttttcttgtttcacattttcattatttttatcaaaatataaaatagaaagagaattttttttaaaaaacacctaaTAGGGAGGAGGGCGAGGGGAAAGATACGGTgtaaagaggaaaaaggaaaaaagacacCAACTTCCAACTCTCTCTAGCAAAGTAGACGTTAATAACATTACAACCCCAATTTTTTTACATCTGAACAACAGTATATACTACTAGCTATTTCAATAGCAACAAACCTAATTAGCCAAAACAAAATCAGacttccattttattttcattacaAGCACaaaagttagaatagaatagaatagaatttttattggccaagtgtgattggacacacaaggaatttgtcttggtgcatatgctctcagcgtacataaaataaaatatacatttgtcaagaatcatgtggtacaacacttaatgattgtcagaggggtcaaataagcaatgagaagcaatattaataaaaatcttaggatataagcaacaagttacagtcatacagtcaacatgggaggaagtttGTATTACcttcacctttaaaaaaaatcctttccccTTGTAAAGCAGGGGATCCCCAACTCCTGACAATAATCCACTACGGAATGTGACCCATTCAGAACTGGGCTATGCAAGTGGTGGGTAAGCCACACATCTATAGTTGCACGACTGGGGGCACTTGTGACCAGCAGGTACATGCGCCCGCCACTTGCGCAAGTAGAGCTTCATGCACTTGTTTGCACCTGCCGTGCGCACAGAAccattccctctccctctcctcgtCAGGCCTGAAAAGCTggagacttatgaccatttttcacaccagCAACCATGGTCAAGTGATAAAATCTAGGCTCTTGGCAATTGGTGcatacttatgatggttgcagtgtccttatatgatcatgtgatcccctttggtgaccttctgacTAGCAAAATCAGTGGAGAAGTGAGaaagacttaacaattgtgttactaacttaacaactgcgatgattcacttaacaacggggcAAAAAGTCACCCCGGTCTTGCTTgacaacagaaactttgggctcagttgtggtcataagtcgaggactacctgtaatcctaTACATTTTTCTTGAGACAAAGCTCCATTCCGCTGAGTCATGGGTACAGGTGTAGGATTGTATTCTAGATGGAGCTGGAAACAGCGGTCTTTCACATTTCTCCTTTACCTCCAAAAATTCTTTAGGTGGCCTTTGCTGAAGATCTCCATCTATACTGCCCAtcaggtttatttgtttgtttttataaataaaatagcgAACTTAACCAACGTACCTCCCTCATCCTTCCCccccacaacaaccaccctgtgaggtggatgGGGCTGAGAGGTTGATTGGCCTAAAGTCTCTCAGGCGGTTTTCATGGTTACAGCAGGACCTGAACTCATagcctcctgctttctagcttggTGCTTTGCTTAACTGCTAAACCAAACTGATTCTCTTTTATGGAGATAATAAGCTAATGCATTGCTTTGATTTATTGTAAAGTGCCATGAGAAAGCTTGTTTCCAAAGGACAAcataagatattttttaaaaataataaaattaataattgcttaaagagttggaagagatctgaTGCACACGAAGGACAGGCTTCTTAAGAAAACGAGGGTAAAGGAAATAGCATTGCAATTTTGAGGCTGGGTTGATTTTTAACCATACACCAACCCAGAGAAACGTGaggtaaaagttttttaaaaaaaatatttttatttattttttgcaatataaacacacacacaacataaaacaagtgctttgtgaattgtgcccactaccagacaaacattcataccccaccaccaaatcggggttGTTtcttttaacccaagagcaaagtatgcatttacatattataaagtgattccaatttgtttcttgtagcttggtttcGGATTCTACTCGCTATATATTGTCTCAGTTGtctcaaatcagtttcattaaccaaattcatccttttatccataatctcaaattgaatgtgactGAGGTAAAAGTTAGACTATGCTTCCACAGTGGCAGAGAAAGTCTTTCTGGAAGGATTTCATATAGAAGAGATATACAGGAGCATGAGAGGAGGAACAAGGAGAAGGGAGTTGAGGACGTAGAACTGAATACTCTTAATTCCCATTTTAATTTTCTGCCTCTGACTCCCTTAGCACTGTGGTGAAAGGTGGAGAAAGCCATAAGAGTATTGACTTGACAGGAAACCGGATCTTGAGAGTGTATTACAACTCACGGGTGAGTGTCACAAAAATTGTCTCTTTGAAGTCATCCCATCGGTTGCATTGCTAACTCCATCccaaccttcctctccttctgttTTCCAAAAACCTAAACTTTACTCCATGCCTTTTCTCACCAATTTTGTAATGAAATTCTCTCTTCGGTTTTCTCTTTTAATTCTAAATGTTTTGAAGAGACGGGGTCGTTTCTCATTTTTAATGAATACTGTAATACAATTGCGTTCACTAAATTTCCCCACTCCCATTGGCCTCCACAGTAAACTGTTTTTTTGCTAAAATGACTAAATGTGCATTGTGATACCGAACTGGAATCTCCATCTCTCATGTAATTGCCAGTGACGTGATAGAAAAAACATGTCAATCTTTGAAGGCTGGATCAGCATCTTAGTTCccctctgagtgtgtgtgtgtgtgtgtgtgtgtagacaaGATGGATGCttcctgcagcaccctgccagccaaaatggagcAATGCCGCAGGAGGCCATCCAGGGTGAAAATGGGGTGCGGGAGGGTCACATGTGCTGCCCCCttgttttcactagcagaggcactgtgggctggtCCTTTTCTATTTCCAGGCTGATCCCACAGGCCTAATTTAAGCACCACATAGACCGGACCAAGCTGTCAGGCCTTGAATTTGATATTTTTCTGATAGAAGTACAAGATGGAAGGATTTTGCAGTGTGACACATCTTTTACTATTCAGCCCGTCCCACTccactcagggatgggttctcacttacctcactgccggttcgcttcctaacactctaaatgtgtgtgtgtgctttgcaAGCGcctgcacacaacccccccccacacacatacagtgCTAAAAAGCcccagcagaagcaaaaaacaagatggcggcgcctaGGGCATCACTGAGGGAGCCAGTTCAAggacatggcaggcctgggtcactgctggttcggCAAGTGAGGGGGGGATTCcctctaccagttctatagaaacgGTCCAAACTGACAGGAACCTCTGATCCCACTCCCCCAATAACCAAGGTTTGCTCTAGGAAGAGGCATTTCCAGCCGAATCAGTCACTGTTCTGACATGTTCATTTTCATGAATCGTTTCCTTCAGATCGGAGGGAAAGTAGCAATTTAGGAGACTTACAATGAGGCTAATTTAAGATGTTGACCTTGACTATCAAAGGACTTAAAACCTATGTAAACCTATCTGTCTCATGGGTTGAGCGATGCCTCCTTCCCATTTGATGTGAGGCCAGGCCCTTGTTTGGGATGGCTCCAGTGTTATAGGATCCCTTGCTAATCAATTTGTTTctgtagggtccttggtgctgtctgagcttgcttgtttccttgcaaatgtttcatcatTGCCCAGCTAGGTAACCCATCAGTGCTAGAAGCACTATTTAGCACTGATGTCTAGCACTATATAGTGTCGATAGTCttatgcaagaaaacaaccaagctcagagatcaccatGGGCCCCACAGTTCAACCACGGGCCACAATTATCCTCTTCTGGTGGTCcaatttgctttctttcttccatgtTTGATCAGGTGGCAATCAAAGCCATCTCTTTCCTGAAAAAGTcctatttttatgattttttgtgCATTGTGAGATTTTTTTTATCATACATtctaccagtgtttcccaaccttggcaacttgaagatatctggacttcaactcccagaattccccagccagcatttgctggctggggaattctgggagttgcagtccaaatatcttcaagttgccaaggttggaaaacactgcattatacaatatattattttctaataAGAAAAGGACAAGAAGAATCGGAATATAAGAAAATTTGGTATACGTTTTATGATTGGTTGAACAAAATAATACTTATGTAATAGTATATTTCTATATCAgatggtataaaatcatgcaaatTCTGTAAATAGTAGTTCAGTATTATATACAGTTGACATTTTCCCCTTTGTttacctttttctctcttttaatacTTGTAAGAATCCACATGACTTCTGAAAAGAATGGAGCGGTTTTGGCTCCTTTTTTATGTTCtgtgttttgtttgtgttttggTTTTGTCTCGaaatcaaaaatcaataaaatattttttttaaaaaaatattattttctaataCAGATATTTTATATAGAAATACGTTTCCATAAAGTCATCATGATTTGTTATGGACTATCAGCCATCTGATTTTAAACTGTCTTCTTTTGGCTGCCATTTGTtgttttctacatggggctacctttgaaaagtgttcggaaacttcagatcgtgcagaatgcagctgcgagagcaatcatgggctttcccaaatatgcccatgtcacaccaacactccgcagtctgcattggttgccgatcagtttccggtcacaattcaaagtgttggttatgacctataaagcccttcatggcaccggaccagattatctcaggaaccgccttctgccgcacgaatcccagcagccagttaggtcccacagagtgggtcttctccgggtcccgtcaacgaaacaatgccacttggcgggacccaggagaagagccttctctgtggcggccccggccctctggaaccaactccccccggagattagaactgcccctaccctccttgcctttcgtaagctactcaaaacccacctctgccgccaggcatgggggaattaagacttcttctccccctaggctgatacaactgtatgtatggtatgttagtacgtatgctggttttatatattaaggggttttaagttagtttttagtattggattttttactgtatattgtttatgactgttgttagccgccccgagttttcggagaggggcggcatataaatccaataaaatgaaatgaaaaatgaaatgaaatttatcTGATGTAGTTTCTGGCTGCGATTTCTTGTTTTGTTTATCTGATGtagtttctccttccttctcctttcagcCCGTTCTGTTCATTATGTGTGCCGGGAATGAACTCTTCTACTGCATGTTGTACTTGTTGTGTTTCGGTGAAGGGCCAGAAAGTGAGTACAAAAAGCTGAGGGGATTGAGGGGAAGGGGAGGCTTTAAGACTAAAGAACATGTTGGGCATTTTTCCACCCTACTCATTT
This DNA window, taken from Erythrolamprus reginae isolate rEryReg1 unplaced genomic scaffold, rEryReg1.hap1 H_7, whole genome shotgun sequence, encodes the following:
- the LOC139155851 gene encoding CDP-diacylglycerol--inositol 3-phosphatidyltransferase-like isoform X1; the encoded protein is MKQENIFLFVPNLIGYARIILACFAFYYIPTSPSLASFFYLLSGFLDAFDGHAARALNQGTRFGAMLDMLTDRCTTMCLLVNLAMLYPESALWFQLSMSLDVASHWLHLHSTVVKGGESHKSIDLTGNRILRVYYNSRPVLFIMCAGNELFYCMLYLLCFGEGPEILSGYAGLYRLVLWVCTPIAITKSFISLIHLVSASCNMAALDAAERAKKM
- the LOC139155851 gene encoding CDP-diacylglycerol--inositol 3-phosphatidyltransferase-like isoform X2, which codes for MKQENIFLFVPNLIGYARIILACFAFYYIPTSPSLASFFYLLSGFLDAFDGHAARALNQGTRFGAMLDMLTDRCTTMCLLVNLAMLYPESALWFQLSMSLDVASHWLHLHSTVVKGGESHKSIDLTGNRILRVYYNSRPVLFIMCAGNELFYCMLYLLCFGEGPERINRRGEIQPLLSVSWDGMRLRPLVQMSWRPFSCDDFQALCMHGML